The proteins below come from a single Faecalibaculum rodentium genomic window:
- the asnA gene encoding aspartate--ammonia ligase, with product MNLIIPKDYKPALDIRQTQEAIKYIRDTFQDELGRELKLQRISAPLFVTRSSGLNDDLNGSEEPVHFTMTSQDGEEVQVVHSLAKWKRAALGRYGFGLHEGLYTNMNAIRKDEELDNLHSAYVDQWDWEKVIGRGERNVATLKEHVETIFKVIKHMEHEVWYKYPQAVHHLPDMIHFVTSEQLLDLYPDLTPKERENAITKELGCVFVMKIGAVMRDGQKHDGRAPDYDDWDLNGDILFWYEPLQQALEISSMGIRVDEESLHRQLEAEGCLERESLPFHQAILNAKLPCTIGGGIGQSRLCMLLLGKAHVGEVQASLWPEEMHAACREAGIQLL from the coding sequence ATGAATCTGATCATACCGAAGGACTACAAACCGGCCCTGGACATCCGCCAGACCCAGGAAGCCATCAAATACATCCGGGACACGTTCCAGGATGAACTGGGGCGGGAGCTGAAGCTGCAGCGGATCTCCGCGCCGCTGTTCGTGACACGCAGTTCCGGTCTCAACGATGACCTCAACGGCAGCGAGGAACCGGTGCATTTCACCATGACGAGCCAGGACGGCGAAGAGGTGCAGGTCGTGCATTCTCTGGCGAAGTGGAAGCGCGCAGCCCTGGGCCGCTATGGATTCGGCCTGCATGAAGGGCTGTACACGAACATGAATGCGATCCGCAAGGACGAGGAGCTGGACAATCTCCACTCGGCGTATGTGGATCAGTGGGACTGGGAGAAAGTCATCGGCAGGGGCGAACGGAATGTCGCCACGCTGAAGGAGCACGTGGAAACGATTTTCAAGGTCATCAAGCACATGGAACACGAGGTCTGGTACAAGTATCCCCAGGCAGTGCACCACCTGCCGGACATGATTCACTTCGTGACGAGCGAACAGCTGCTGGACCTGTATCCGGACCTGACGCCGAAGGAACGCGAGAACGCCATCACGAAAGAACTGGGATGTGTGTTTGTGATGAAGATCGGCGCCGTGATGCGGGATGGACAGAAACATGACGGGCGGGCCCCGGACTATGATGACTGGGACCTGAACGGCGACATCCTGTTCTGGTATGAACCCCTGCAGCAGGCGCTGGAGATCAGCTCCATGGGCATCCGGGTGGATGAGGAGAGTCTCCACCGGCAGCTGGAGGCGGAGGGCTGTCTGGAACGCGAGTCCCTGCCCTTCCACCAGGCGATCCTGAATGCCAAACTCCCCTGCACCATTGGCGGTGGCATCGGGCAGTCGAGGCTGTGCATGCTGCTGCTGGGCAAGGCTCACGTGGGGGAAGTCCAGGCGAGTCTGTGGCCGGAAGAAATGCATGCGGCGTGCCGCGAAGCCGGGATCCAGCTGCTGTAG